A genomic window from Neoarius graeffei isolate fNeoGra1 chromosome 5, fNeoGra1.pri, whole genome shotgun sequence includes:
- the LOC132886374 gene encoding transcription factor E2F3-like, producing MRRAISSSAPESLIITGVGGSPLDEKAVLTALGSNTHTATYIHIITPPPRLTHTLSHTHTLSHTESHTVTPPPRLTLTHTESPAAGLYSTPTGSGHTAARGRPPAKRRLALDDSDHLYTAEVAKTPKTQNGGPLAVLKGNKTPKSPSEKTRYDTSLGLLTKKFVQLLGQSSDGVVDLNQAAEALNVQKRRLYDITNVLEGVHLIKKKSKNNIQWMGCNLSEVGGVLTQKQTLSSEVAQLVQEERRLDELIQRCTQEVKQMTESAQSQKFAYVMYQDLRQDRSLKDQTVIVVRAPSETKLEVPDPQEGLQVHLTSTKGPIDVFLCPDENTPDSPVKNENSSLNGNSSPFLKVLEDGNSSCSGPAVTVTNLSPITSPYTSLLQQTEDQHPYSESPFVSLGSPPLIDDYLMSLGEGEGISDLFDDLDRLPNLDDLLCN from the exons ATGAGAAGAGCCATCTCCTCCTCGGCCCCGGAGAGTCTCATCATCACCGGGGTTGGTGGATCTCCGCTGGATGAGAAGGCGGTGCTGACGGCCCTGGGCTCGAACACACACACCGCCACCTACATCCACATCATCACCCCGCCGCCgcgactcacacacactctctcacacacacacactctctcacacaccgaGTCTCACACCGTCACCCCGCCGCCGcgcctcactctcacacacaccgaGTCTCCGGCCGCCGGGCTCTACAGCACCCCCACCGGGAGCGGACACACTGCTGCACGGGGACGGCCtccg GCGAAGAGACGCTTGGCTCTCGATGACTCGGACCACTTGTACACGGCGGAAGTAGCAAAAACCCCCAAGACCCAAAATGGAGGCCCGCTGGCTGTGCTAAAGGGCAACAAAA CTCCAAAGTCTCCGTCAGAGAAGACGCGCTACGACACGTCTCTGGGTCTCCTGACGAAGAAGTTTGTGCAGTTGTTGGGCCAGTCGTCGGACGGCGTGGTGGATCTGAACCAAGCCGCCGAGGCGCTCAACGTCCAGAAGCGACGTCTCTACGACATCACCAACGTCCTGGAGGGGGTTCACCTCATCAAGAAGAAATCCAAGAACAACATACAGTGGAT GGGCTGTAACCTTTCAGAGGTTGGTGGAGTACTGACCCAGAAACAGACTTTGAGCAGTGAAGTCGCTCAGCTGGTGCAGGAGGAGCGCAGACTCGATGAGTTGATCCAAAGGTGCACGCAAGAAGTCAAGCAGATGACCGAGTCAGCGCAAAGTCAGAA GTTCgcttatgtaatgtatcaagaCCTCCGGCAAGACCGTAGTCTGAAAGATCAGACCGTCATTGTCGTCCGAGCACCATCTGAGACCAAGTTAGAGGTGCCTGATCCCCAAGAG GGCTTGCAGGTTCATCTCACAAGTACAAAAGGACCAATTGACGTCTTCTTGTGTCCTGATGAAAATACCCCCGACAGTCCGGTGAAGAATGAGAATTCAAGTTTGAATGGAAACTCCTCTCCTTTTTTGAAAGTGTTAGAAG ATGGCAACTCCAGTTGTTCAGGCCCAGCGGTAACTGTCACCAACCTCTCCCCCATTACATCGCCCTACACCAGCCTGCTGCAACAAACCGAGGACCAGCACCCCTACTCTGAATCGCCCTTCGTCAGCCTGGGCTCGCCACCACTCATTGACGACTACCTCATGAGCCTGGGTGAAGGTGAAGGTATTTCTGACCTCTTTGATGACCTTGATCGCCTTCCCAATCTGGATGATCTTCTATGCAATTGA